A genomic stretch from Setaria viridis chromosome 1, Setaria_viridis_v4.0, whole genome shotgun sequence includes:
- the LOC140220026 gene encoding calcium-dependent protein kinase 6-like, with protein MGNSCRGSFTPTYTSTTADEYKRGSSRSFVTSSSATSLLSAASSSSAAAGSRAVGSMRGGHQQQLSSPTAVLGHATPPLRELYAVGRKLGQGQFGTTYLCTELATGTALACKSIAKRKLLTPEDVDDVRREIHIMHHLAGHASVVTIKGAYEDPLYVHIVMELCEGGELFDRIVDRGYFSERKAAEIARVIVGVVEACHSLGVMHRDLKPENFLLLKNNDGKDGDGDEAELKAIDFGLSVFFKPGQVFTDVVGSPYYVAPEVLCKHYGPEADVWTAGVIIYILLSGVPPFWAETQQGIFDAVLRGTIDFDSEPWPTISDSAKDLIRRMLRSPPAERLTAHQVLCHPWICENGVAPDRPLDPAVLSRLKHFSAMNRLKKMALRVIAQSLSDEELAGLKEMFKAMDTDASGAITFDELKEGLRRHGSNLRESEVRDLMDAADVDRSGTIDYDEFIAATVHMSKLDREEHLLAAFAYFDKDGSGYITVDELEQACRDHNMADVGIDDIIREVDQDNDGRIDYGEFVAMMKKGIIGHGRLTMRHNSDGSVLHGACTTMDPCL; from the coding sequence ATGGGCAACTCGTGCCGCGGCTCCTTCACGCCCACCTACACATCCACGACGGCCGACGAGTACAAGCGCGGCAGCTCCCGGTCCTTTGTCACGTCGTCGTCGGCCACCTCCCTCCTctcggcggcgagcagcagcagcgccgcagCAGGTAGCCGTGCGGTCGGCAGCATGCGCGGCGGTCACCAGCAGCAGCTGTCGTCCCCCACGGCCGTGCTGGGgcacgccacgccgccgctgcgcgAGCTCTACGCCGTGGGGCGCAAGCTCGGGCAGGGCCAGTTCGGCACCACCTACCTGTGCACGGAGCTCGCCACCGGCACCGCGCTGGCCTGCAAGTCCATCGCCAAGCGCAAGCTGCTCACCCCTGAGGACGTCGACGACGTCCGCCGCGAGATCCATATCATGCACcacctcgccggccacgccagCGTCGTCACCATCAAGGGCGCCTACGAGGACCCGCTCTACGTCCACATCGTCATGGAGCTCTGCGAGGGTGGCGAGCTCTTCGACCGCATCGTCGACCGCGGCTACTTCTCCGAGCGCAAGGCCGCCGAGATCGCGCGCGTCAtcgtcggcgtcgtcgaggCCTGCCACTCCCTCGGGGTCATGCACCGGGACCTCAAGCCCGAGAACTTCCTGCTGCTCAAGAACAACGACGGcaaggacggcgacggcgacgaggcggagctcAAGGCCATCGACTTCGGCCTCTCCGTCTTCTTTAAGCCGGGGCAGGTCTTCACCGACGTCGTGGGCTCCCCCTACTACGTCGCCCCCGAGGTGCTCTGCAAGCACTACGGCCCCGAGGCCGACGTGTGGACGGCGGGGGTCATCATCTACATCCTCCTCAGCGGGGTGCCGCCCTTCTGGGCCGAGACGCAGCAGGGCATCTTCGACGCCGTCCTCCGGGGTACCATCGACTTCGACTCCGAGCCATGGCCCACCATCTCCGACAGCGCCAAAGACCTCATCCGCCGCATGCTGCGCTCGCCCCCCGCCGAACGCCTCACCGCGCACCAGGTCCTCTGCCACCCGTGGATCTGCGAGAACGGCGTCGCCCCGGACAGGCCCCTCGACCCCGCCGTCCTCTCCAGGCTCAAGCACTTCTCCGCCATGAACCGCCTCAAGAAGATGGCGCTCCGGGTCATCGCCCAGAGCCTCTCCGACGAGGAGCTCGCGGGGCTCAAGGAGATGTTCAAGGCCATGGACACAGACGCCAGCggcgccatcaccttcgacgaGCTCAAGGAGGGCCTGCGCCGCCACGGCTCCAACCTGCGCGAGAGCGAGGTCCGGGACCTCATGGacgccgccgacgtcgaccGCAGCGGCACCATCGACTACGACGAGTtcatcgccgccaccgtccaCATGAGCAAGCTCGACCGCGAGGAGCACCTGCTCGCCGCGTTCGCCTACTTCGACAAGGACGGCAGCGGTTACATCACCGTCGACGAGCTCGAGCAGGCCTGCAGGGACCACAACATGGCCGACGTCGGCATCGACGACATCATCAGGGAGGTCGACCAGGACAACGACGGCCGCATCGACTACGGCGAGTTCGTCGCAATGATGAAGAAGGGCATCATCGGGCACGGCAGGCTCACAATGAGGCACAACTCCGACGGCAGCGTCCTGCACGGCGCCTGCACAACCATGGATCCATGTCTTTAA
- the LOC117841693 gene encoding homoserine kinase codes for MAAAAAATSTPSSFPSTRRERARARASSWALRPSLVSPRSRALRVNAAAQDPAPAFQSVTAFAPATVANLGPGFDFLGCAVADASLSLGDTVIATLDPTLPPGTVSIASVTSPSRPHLAARLSKDPLRNCAGVAAIAALRALGVRSHAVSIHLTKGLPLGSGLGSSAASAAAAAKAVDALFGSRLSRDDLVLAGLESEKAVSGFHADNIAPAILGGFVLVRSYDPFHLVPLASPPALRLHFVLVTPDFEAPTSKMRAALPKDVLVQHHVRNSSQAAALVAAVLQGDAGLIGSAMSSDAIVEPTRAPLIPGMAAVKAAALQAGALGCTISGAGPTAVAVIDGEDKGEEVARRMVDAFWSAGNLKATATVAQLDRLGARVISTAALH; via the coding sequence atggcggcggcggcggcggcgacctccacgccctcctccttcccctccaccCGCAGGGAAAGGGCCAGGGCCAGGGCCAGTTCCTGGGCCCTCCGCCCTTCCCTCGTCTCTCCCCGCTCCCGAGCTCTCAGGGTCAACGCCGCCGCCCAGGACCCCGCCCCGGCCTTCCAGTCCGTCACGGCATTCGCGCCAGCCACCGTCGCCAACCTCGGCCCGGGCTTCGACTTCCTCGGAtgcgccgtcgccgacgcctccctctccctcggcgACACCGTCATCGCCACCCTCGACCCTACCCTGCCCCCCGGCACCGTCTCCATCGCCTCCGTCACCTCCCCGTCCCGcccccacctcgccgcccgcctctCCAAGGACCCGCTCCGCAACTGCGCCGGggtcgccgccatcgccgcgctCCGCGCCCTCGGCGTCCGCTCCCacgccgtctccatccaccTCACTAAGGGCCTGCCCCTCGGCTCCGGCCTCggctcctccgcggcctccgccgcagccgccgccaaggccgtCGACGCCCTCTTCGGCTCGCGCCTCTCCCGCGACGacctcgtcctcgccggcctcgaGTCCGAGAAGGCCGTCAGCGGCTTCCACGCCGACAACATCGCGCCCGCCATCCTCGGAGGCTTCGTCCTCGTCCGCAGCTACGACCCCTTCCACCTCGTCCCGCTTGCCTCCCCGcccgccctccgcctccactTCGTCCTCGTCACCCCCGACTTCGAGGCGCCCACCAGCAAGATGCGCGCCGCCCTGCCCAAGGACGTGCTCGTCCAACACCACGTCCGCAACTCCAGCCaggccgccgcgctcgtcgccgccgtcctgcaaGGGGACGCCGGCCTCATCGGCTCCGCCATGTCCTCCGACGCCATCGTCGAGCCCACCAGGGCGCCCCTCATACCTGGCATGGCCGCCGTCAAGGCCGCGGCGCTGCAAGCAGGGGCGCTGGGATGCACCATCAGCGGCGCGGGGCCCACCGCGGTGGCCGTCATCGACGGCGAGGACAAGGGGGAGGAGGTTGCGCGCAGGATGGTCGACGCCTTCTGGAGCGCAGGCAACCTCAAGGCAACAGCAACCGTCGCTCAGCTCGATAGGCTCGGCGCCAGGGTCATCTCCACAGCTGCTCTCCACTAG
- the LOC117841697 gene encoding probable phospholipase A2 homolog 1, with translation MSKPRRPLLLAVLLAAAAILASASSKPQPPPCSRSCAALNCDSVGIRYGKYCGVGWSGCDGEEPCDDLDACCRDHDHCVDKKGLMSVKCHEKFKNCMRKVKKAGKVGFSAKCPYEMAMATMTQGMDMAIMLSQLGSHKLEL, from the exons ATGTCGAAACCGCGACGCccactcctcctcgccgtcctcctcgccgccgccgccatcctcgccTCCGCTTCCTCAAAGCCGCAACCGCCTCCGTGCAGCCGCTCGTGCGCGGCTCTCAATTGCGACT CCGTGGGGATCCGCTACGGCAAGTACTGCGGCGTGGGCTGGAGTGGCTGCGACGGGGAGGAGCCCTGCGACGACCTCGACGCCTGCTGCCGCGACCACGACCACTGCGTCGACAAGAAAG GTCTGATGAGCGTGAAATGCCATGAGAAGTTCAAAAACTGCATGAGGAAAGTGAAAAAGGCGGGCAAGGTTGGCTTCTCTGCGAAATGCCCGTATGAGATGGCTATGGCAACAATGACTCAAGGAATGGACATGGCCATCATGCTCAGCCAGTTGGGCAGCCACAAGCTTGAACTCTAG